The Solea senegalensis isolate Sse05_10M unplaced genomic scaffold, IFAPA_SoseM_1 scf7180000014987, whole genome shotgun sequence DNA segment ACAGTGAAACcactatgtatgtatgtgtatgtgtgtgtgtgtgtgtgtgtgtgtgtgtgtgtgtgtgtgttgtcttagtgggaataaaaaaaaatgtagaaaccatatggagtgaggacattttgggaaagtaaggacatttttggctggtCATCACGTTCTgtcatggcttttttttaagAGGATTAAGACttgttttagggttagatttgggtttagtttagggttaggattagggttaggcatttggCATAAGGGGCTCCGGAATGCGTTATATCTGTGCGTGTCCTCACTGCGAATgatgcacaaacgtgtgtgtgtgcgtgccgaATAAGCCAGAGTGTCACCTCTGCCTTATCGGTCTGCCACTCAACTtcggattgtgtgtgtgtgtgtgtgtgtgtgtgtgtgtgtgtgtgtgtgtgtggtatgcaTACACAGTGAAGCACTTatgtatgtgcacatgtgtgtgtgtgcatatttactCGTGTGTGACGCGGCTCCCCTCTCAAACAGACACTTTTGTGTTTCTGACATTAAAGGCGTTCAATAGATGAAATGTGagctgcatatatatatacatatgtatatatatgtctatatatatatatatatatatatatacatatatatatatatatatatatatatatatataaacctatatatatatatactctatatatatacaagAAAATAAGCACTAAAGTAATTGTAGTATGAGTTGGCCAGAAGTAGATATGTGGCCCTATCagtttttatcactttttgaATCTAggaactgattaattgattactaaatgaatagtCAACTATTTTTGATCAAATATTTGATCGGTtgagtggggttttttttataattaagaCACGCTCTCCCTTGGTAATGTTCCCTTGGATAAATCCAACACTTCTGCTGGTTTTCAGAGGTGTTTTCTGCTCTGTGTGAGAAACACAGCGAGGTAATAAAAGTGCGCAGAGCGTATACCGGAGTGCAGGGAGTAGCTGATGTCGGCGTTGCTGCCCATGTCCTTGTCCAGTGCCTTGACCCTGATGACCTCCGAGCCTGTGGGAGCCAGATTAGAGACGGTGGCCTCATAGCGCGGGCTGAGGAACGCCGGCGAGTGGTCGTTGCAGTCTTCCACGTGAATGACCACCTTCACAAAGTTCCTCTTCACTGGGATTTCCTGGTCACgaacctgaggaggaggagcgggaaAAACAACTGAGTTTGTGGAGGTAAAACCCTGACAGGGTTGGTTTATTAAGaattactgttttaaaaaatgtaaaaatctaaaaatgtaaaaatccaAAACTTAGGGGACGTTCACCTGCAGTGACTTTTGCATGCACAAATACATAATTTGTGATGTACATGCAGTGACatgcaacagaaaacaaactacATTTCAGCAATTTCTTTTGAgagaattgtttttctttttgccaaaacagaaaaaaataatcccgGCAAGCAAATTCTGgactaaaaaaataatctacaaCTTTGTCCTCATAAAATATTATagttacactgcaaaaatagaTTTTCAAGAACATTACATAAtacttttttctgtgaaatgttAGTTTTTGCCCAAAAATTTGCTAATTTTGCAAGTAAACATGtctaccttttttttacagtgcagtgagcactgtatgtgtgatgtgatgCTGATACATGTTAAAAATttgatattatattttatgttttatacaaaGAATTCTGAAATGAACTCAATCATCCAGACGAAGGTCCTGAATCTGCTGATGACATAGAGGACGTGGCAGTTTTAACAACAGAAACGACAAAAATCCACTTTTAacttgtgcatttttggatGTTGCCCATGAAAAGACTGAATCTAACGAGGCAGCTGTGTCGTTACCATGACAATGAGCGTGTGGACGGAGATGGTCTCGTAGTCGAGCTCCTCTGTCATCACCAGGACGCCACTCTTTGGGTCCAGGTGGAAGAACTTGGTGCTGTCCGGGTGGAGGCTGCTGTGGACGGAGTAAACCAGCTTACTGTTGGCGTCTGCGTCCTGAGCGCTGATCTGCAGGATGTCCTTCCACGGGGACGTGTCCTCTGGGACCCTCA contains these protein-coding regions:
- the LOC122761760 gene encoding protocadherin Fat 2-like, translating into GDDDKDFDIQRNSGTISIARRLDAARHSNYNLTVRVTDGHHSATAQAYVRVLDMNEHRPVFLKSLYEVRVPEDTSPWKDILQISAQDADANSKLVYSVHSSLHPDSTKFFHLDPKSGVLVMTEELDYETISVHTLIVMVRDQEIPVKRNFVKVVIHVEDCNDHSPAFLSPRYEATVSNLAPTGSEVIRVKALDKDMGSNADISYSLHS